One Fusobacterium simiae DNA window includes the following coding sequences:
- a CDS encoding AAA family ATPase, with protein sequence MNKKRERRVHYEKIPIGLSDFKELIEENYYYFDKTKYIDEIIKDGAKVKLFTRPRRFGKTLNMSMLKYFFDIKEAEENRKLFKGLHIEKTESFKEQGQYPVIFLSLKDLKASTWEEMEREIIVMLSDLFSEYEYLLDELKGTNYENFKDIAYKKIGLYDLGGALKLLTKILYEKYNKKVVVLIDEYDAPLVSAYHNNYYDKAKDFFKTFYSTVLKDNVYLQMGVMTGIIRVIKAGIFSDLNNLRTYTILSDKYT encoded by the coding sequence ATAAATAAAAAAAGAGAGAGGAGGGTTCATTATGAAAAAATACCAATAGGATTAAGTGATTTTAAAGAGTTAATAGAAGAAAATTATTATTATTTTGATAAAACAAAATATATAGATGAAATAATTAAAGATGGGGCTAAAGTAAAATTATTTACAAGACCAAGAAGATTTGGAAAAACATTAAATATGTCAATGTTAAAATATTTTTTTGATATAAAAGAAGCAGAAGAAAATAGGAAACTATTTAAAGGATTACATATAGAAAAGACAGAATCTTTTAAGGAACAAGGACAATACCCAGTTATATTTTTATCATTAAAAGATTTAAAAGCTTCAACTTGGGAAGAAATGGAAAGAGAAATAATTGTCATGCTTTCTGATTTATTTTCTGAATATGAGTATTTATTAGATGAATTAAAAGGAACTAATTATGAAAATTTTAAGGATATTGCTTATAAAAAAATAGGTTTATATGATCTAGGAGGAGCATTAAAGCTATTAACAAAAATATTATATGAAAAATATAATAAAAAGGTAGTTGTATTAATAGATGAATATGATGCACCATTGGTATCAGCATATCATAACAACTATTATGACAAAGCAAAAGATTTCTTTAAAACTTTTTATAGTACAGTTTTAAAAGATAATGTATATCTACAAATGGGAGTAATGACAGGAATAATAAGAGTAATAAAAGCAGGGATATTCTCAGATTTGAACAATTTAAGAACTTATACTATATTAAGTGATAAATATAC
- a CDS encoding formate--tetrahydrofolate ligase, with amino-acid sequence MTDIQIAQAAKKENIVEIAKKLGLTEDDIEQYGKYKAKVNLDVLQKTKRPNGKLILVTAITPTPAGEGKSTVTIGLTQALNKIGKLSAAAIREPSLGPVFGMKGGAAGGGYAQVVPMEDINLHFTGDMHAIGVAHNLISACIDNHINSGNALRIDITKITWKRVVDMNDRALRNIVIGLGGKANGYPRQDSFQITVGSEIMAILCLSNSITELKEKIKNIVFATSLDGKLLKVGDLHIEGAVTALLKDAIKPNLVQTLENTPVFIHGGPFANIAHGCNSILATKMALKLTDYAVTEAGFAADLGAEKFIDIKCRLGGIKPDCAVIVATVRALEHHGKGDLKAGLENLDKHIDNIKNKYKLPLVVAINKFITDTDEQIEMIEKFCNERGAEVSLCEVWEKGGEGGIDLAEKVLRAIDNNKIEFNYFYDENLTIKEKIEKICKEIYGADGVVFAPATKKVFDVIEAEGLNKLPVCMSKTQKSISDNPALLGKPTGFKVTINDLRLAVGAGFVIAMAGDIIDMPGLPKKPSAEVIDIDENGVISGLF; translated from the coding sequence ATGACTGATATTCAAATTGCACAAGCAGCAAAAAAGGAAAACATTGTAGAAATTGCTAAAAAATTAGGGTTAACAGAAGACGATATAGAACAATATGGAAAATACAAAGCTAAGGTTAATTTAGATGTACTTCAAAAAACAAAAAGACCTAATGGTAAATTAATTTTAGTGACTGCAATCACACCTACTCCAGCAGGAGAAGGAAAATCAACTGTAACTATTGGGCTTACTCAAGCATTAAATAAAATTGGTAAATTATCAGCAGCAGCAATAAGAGAACCATCTTTAGGACCAGTTTTTGGTATGAAAGGTGGAGCAGCAGGTGGAGGTTATGCACAAGTTGTTCCTATGGAAGATATTAACCTACATTTTACTGGAGATATGCATGCAATAGGTGTAGCTCATAATTTAATCTCTGCTTGTATAGATAACCATATCAATTCAGGGAATGCCTTAAGAATAGATATAACTAAAATAACTTGGAAAAGGGTTGTGGACATGAATGACAGAGCTCTTAGAAATATAGTTATTGGTCTTGGAGGAAAAGCTAATGGATATCCAAGACAAGATTCTTTCCAAATCACAGTTGGATCTGAAATAATGGCAATACTTTGCTTATCTAATTCAATAACTGAATTAAAAGAAAAAATTAAAAATATAGTTTTTGCAACTTCATTAGATGGAAAATTATTAAAAGTTGGAGATTTACATATAGAAGGAGCAGTTACTGCACTTCTTAAAGATGCTATAAAGCCTAATTTAGTTCAAACATTAGAAAATACTCCTGTGTTTATACACGGAGGACCATTTGCAAATATAGCACATGGATGTAATTCAATACTTGCTACAAAAATGGCATTAAAATTAACTGACTATGCAGTAACAGAAGCAGGATTTGCTGCTGATTTAGGAGCAGAAAAATTCATAGATATCAAATGTAGACTTGGTGGAATAAAACCTGATTGTGCTGTTATAGTTGCGACAGTTAGAGCTTTGGAACATCATGGAAAAGGTGATTTAAAAGCAGGATTAGAAAATTTAGATAAACATATAGATAATATTAAAAATAAATATAAATTACCATTAGTTGTTGCTATCAATAAATTTATAACAGACACTGATGAACAAATTGAAATGATAGAAAAATTCTGTAATGAAAGAGGAGCAGAAGTTTCTTTGTGTGAAGTTTGGGAAAAAGGTGGAGAAGGTGGAATAGACCTTGCAGAAAAAGTTTTAAGAGCAATAGATAATAATAAAATAGAATTTAATTATTTCTATGATGAAAACTTAACTATTAAAGAAAAAATAGAAAAAATTTGTAAAGAAATCTATGGAGCAGATGGAGTTGTGTTTGCACCTGCAACTAAAAAAGTATTTGATGTAATAGAAGCTGAAGGATTAAATAAGCTTCCAGTATGTATGTCAAAAACCCAAAAATCAATTTCTGATAATCCAGCATTATTAGGAAAACCTACTGGATTTAAAGTAACTATAAATGACCTTCGTCTAGCTGTTGGGGCGGGATTTGTTATAGCTATGGCAGGAGATATTATAGATATGCCAGGATTACCTAAGAAACCATCAGCAGAAGTAATTGATATTGATGAAAATGGAGTTATCTCAGGATTATTCTAA
- a CDS encoding YoaK family protein has product MNKQKLKKFFDNKEEFAPNERLWLFCMLMLIAGFWGGFTYSLRGRVFVNAQTGNLVFLSLGIASWDTALIKNALATFLAYFCGIITAELISKEINKISFLIWERILLSFSLIVTIFLGFIPETAPYELTNFSIAFTAAMQFNTFEKAHGMGMATPFCTNHVKQASANFVRFLKTRDNNKLRISLSHLSMILSFITGATLSIFLGRFFLGKAIWLSSFFILVTLYFFSKSLKSYKVKKVK; this is encoded by the coding sequence ATGAATAAACAAAAATTAAAAAAATTTTTTGATAATAAAGAAGAATTTGCTCCAAATGAAAGGCTTTGGCTTTTTTGTATGTTAATGTTGATTGCAGGATTTTGGGGAGGATTCACTTATTCACTGAGAGGCAGAGTTTTTGTAAATGCTCAAACAGGTAACTTAGTATTTTTATCATTAGGAATTGCCTCTTGGGATACTGCTCTTATTAAAAATGCACTTGCAACATTTTTAGCCTATTTTTGTGGAATAATAACAGCAGAACTCATCTCAAAAGAAATCAATAAAATATCTTTTCTTATATGGGAAAGAATTCTGTTATCTTTTAGTCTTATTGTGACTATATTTCTAGGTTTTATACCAGAAACTGCTCCCTATGAACTCACTAATTTTAGCATAGCATTTACTGCTGCAATGCAATTTAATACTTTTGAAAAAGCACATGGAATGGGTATGGCAACACCATTTTGTACTAACCATGTAAAACAAGCTTCTGCTAATTTTGTTAGATTTTTAAAAACAAGAGATAATAACAAGTTAAGGATTTCTTTAAGTCATTTAAGTATGATATTATCTTTTATAACAGGTGCAACACTATCAATATTTTTAGGAAGATTTTTTTTAGGGAAAGCTATTTGGTTATCTTCATTTTTTATACTTGTAACTTTATACTTTTTTTCTAAATCTTTGAAATCTTACAAAGTTAAAAAAGTAAAATAA
- a CDS encoding PepSY domain-containing protein: protein MKKLLIIGVIVLGSVGFSTSVLAAINEQQAKDIVLKEAPNAQITKFKLDKEHGKMVYEVEVMDGNVEKEFNIDAETGAILKMEQENKGNKNNSVNNPKISYDKAKEIALKQSKNGKFKEIELKHKNGVLVYEVEVAEGFMDREFLIDANTGEILRDKKDF from the coding sequence ATGAAAAAATTATTAATAATAGGAGTAATTGTTTTAGGAAGTGTAGGATTTTCAACAAGTGTTTTAGCAGCAATAAATGAACAACAAGCAAAGGATATAGTTTTAAAAGAGGCACCAAACGCACAAATAACAAAATTTAAACTAGATAAAGAACATGGAAAAATGGTTTATGAAGTTGAAGTGATGGATGGAAATGTTGAAAAAGAATTTAATATAGATGCTGAAACAGGGGCTATTCTTAAAATGGAACAAGAAAATAAAGGAAATAAAAATAATTCAGTAAATAATCCAAAAATTTCTTATGATAAAGCAAAAGAAATAGCTTTAAAACAATCTAAAAATGGGAAATTTAAAGAGATAGAATTAAAACATAAAAATGGAGTATTAGTATATGAAGTAGAAGTTGCTGAAGGATTTATGGATAGAGAATTCCTTATAGATGCAAATACTGGAGAAATTTTAAGAGATAAAAAAGATTTCTAA